The Blastococcus sp. HT6-4 genome window below encodes:
- a CDS encoding PaaX family transcriptional regulator C-terminal domain-containing protein, producing the protein MSLDPVDEAMVAPAVHAAVRAGAGAPDAVALRPENLLLTLFGAHLLGRPVLLAGTSIVEAMRRVGVSPHATRSALARMVKKGRLVSRRRGRPVYYGLTPRSVDVLNDGYARIWRTGAVNRHWDGRWTLLSFTLPESWQRQRHELRTRLLWAGFGPLQGGLWIAPSPVDVERLLSGLEAERHVRPFLAQPHQGLDVAAMVRDVWDVPHLARRYERFIERWDGGDADRAYADPLARQLVLQEEWRLALRHEPRLPVELLPAPWPAERAQALFHRLHAEIEVQARAAAAEFDTVPVAEGVGTSSPQGQE; encoded by the coding sequence GTGAGCCTCGACCCCGTCGACGAGGCCATGGTGGCCCCCGCGGTCCACGCCGCCGTGCGCGCTGGAGCCGGCGCGCCGGACGCCGTCGCCCTGCGGCCGGAGAACCTGTTGCTCACGCTCTTCGGAGCCCACCTGCTCGGTCGTCCCGTGCTGCTCGCCGGGACGAGCATCGTCGAGGCGATGCGCCGGGTCGGCGTCTCACCGCACGCCACCCGCTCCGCCCTCGCGCGCATGGTGAAGAAGGGCCGTCTGGTCAGCCGACGGCGGGGTCGGCCGGTGTACTACGGGCTCACCCCACGATCGGTCGACGTGCTGAACGACGGCTACGCCCGCATCTGGCGGACGGGAGCCGTCAACCGTCACTGGGACGGGCGGTGGACCCTGCTGAGCTTCACGCTCCCGGAGTCGTGGCAGCGGCAACGGCACGAGCTGCGGACTCGTCTGCTGTGGGCCGGGTTCGGGCCACTCCAGGGCGGCCTCTGGATCGCTCCGTCCCCGGTGGACGTGGAACGGCTGCTCTCGGGGCTCGAGGCAGAGAGGCACGTCCGGCCCTTCCTCGCCCAGCCGCACCAGGGGCTCGACGTCGCCGCGATGGTGCGCGACGTCTGGGACGTCCCGCACCTCGCGCGGCGGTACGAGCGGTTCATCGAGCGGTGGGACGGCGGGGACGCCGACCGCGCATACGCAGACCCCTTGGCGCGTCAGCTGGTCCTGCAGGAGGAGTGGCGGCTGGCCCTGCGCCACGAACCGCGACTGCCGGTCGAGCTGCTGCCCGCGCCCTGGCCGGCCGAGCGGGCCCAGGCGCTGTTCCACCGGTTGCACGCCGAGATCGAGGTCCAGGCGCGCGCCGCCGCGGCAGAGTTCGACACGGTCCCCGTGGCGGAAGGGGTCGGCACCTCCTCGCCGCAGGGCCAGGAGTAG
- a CDS encoding extracellular solute-binding protein: protein MRTSRNSSAIIGAGLALSLTLAGCGGGGDDDSATEDVAAPTLETSAELEELISAAQEENCLTVYGAPDETILKAVTDAFTEQYDVPVSFIRLVSADLTQRFSTEAEAGAQAADVILLTSSPFYADALSKGWLQPVDEAETPAFPGEFPEEYTADDGATPVVSLVPTEMVYNSDLLEEAPDSWEAYGDPANKGELLFAEPTSSPANLSFWALMREEYGDEFLEAVAANEPTWYNSAVPATQGVAAGEGALGFPGVAAIVASLQGSGAPVESAVLAPTTGPEIALGLSADSPCQNAGKLFANYLLSEEGNTYFNEVSDAISPYAENVTDFVRPTPVPEAEAAEIRSLLGAP from the coding sequence ATGCGTACCAGCCGGAACAGCAGCGCCATCATCGGAGCGGGTCTCGCCCTCTCCCTGACCCTGGCCGGGTGCGGCGGGGGAGGGGACGACGACAGCGCGACCGAGGACGTCGCCGCGCCCACGCTCGAGACTTCCGCGGAGCTCGAGGAGCTGATCTCGGCGGCGCAGGAGGAGAACTGCCTGACCGTCTACGGGGCACCGGACGAGACGATCCTCAAGGCGGTGACCGACGCGTTCACCGAGCAGTACGACGTCCCGGTGTCCTTCATCCGTCTCGTCTCCGCCGACCTGACGCAGCGATTCTCGACCGAGGCGGAGGCGGGCGCCCAGGCGGCCGACGTCATCCTGCTCACGTCGTCGCCCTTCTACGCCGACGCGCTGAGCAAGGGCTGGCTGCAACCGGTCGACGAGGCGGAGACCCCGGCCTTCCCGGGCGAGTTCCCCGAGGAGTACACCGCGGACGACGGGGCGACGCCGGTCGTGAGCCTGGTCCCGACGGAGATGGTCTACAACAGCGATCTCCTCGAAGAGGCGCCCGACTCCTGGGAGGCGTACGGCGACCCGGCGAACAAGGGCGAACTGCTCTTCGCCGAGCCGACCTCCTCACCGGCCAACCTGTCCTTCTGGGCCCTCATGCGGGAAGAGTACGGGGACGAGTTCCTCGAGGCGGTCGCCGCCAACGAGCCCACCTGGTACAACAGCGCGGTCCCGGCCACCCAGGGCGTCGCGGCGGGTGAGGGGGCGCTCGGCTTCCCGGGTGTCGCCGCGATCGTGGCGAGCCTGCAGGGCTCCGGTGCCCCTGTGGAGTCCGCAGTGCTGGCGCCCACCACCGGCCCGGAGATCGCCCTGGGGCTCTCGGCCGACAGCCCGTGCCAGAACGCCGGGAAGCTGTTCGCCAACTACCTCCTCTCCGAGGAGGGCAACACGTACTTCAACGAGGTCTCCGACGCCATCTCCCCGTACGCGGAGAACGTCACCGACTTCGTGCGGCCGACCCCCGTGCCCGAGGCTGAGGCCGCGGAGATCCGTTCCCTGCTGGGCGCGCCCTGA
- a CDS encoding CoA transferase: protein MAGLRVLDLTRALAGPYATLLLAGLGAEVVKVEDPRGGDLARENSPYLGADGVVVERRLPDDVSLSHLTRARGKSGITLDFKHPLAPEIFRELVASSDIVVENFAAGTARRLGIDYESARAVNPAVIYCSLSGFGQDVREGSKAMDVLVQALSGVMYTSGEPHDPPVRLGIPVADMLAPVFGVIGILAALERRHRTGEGERVDVSMLGALTSFVAIENWAAMAEAGMEARTGRTVHRLSPFGVFECSDGFVAIVAVHDKLATGLFAAMEEPQLDDDERFATRDRRVANAQELEKLIEHWSRQLSTAEVLARLEANGVPAALVREPVEAVADPLVTSRGETEPVVHPIHGATANLHTAGIPITFTVGTTGFDDVLPLRLGEHNNEIYRRLLGYDEARMTFLREQGAI from the coding sequence TTGGCCGGCCTACGGGTGCTCGACCTGACGCGTGCGCTGGCCGGTCCGTACGCGACCCTGTTGCTGGCCGGTCTCGGTGCCGAGGTCGTCAAGGTCGAGGACCCGCGGGGCGGGGACCTGGCTCGGGAGAACAGCCCGTACCTCGGCGCTGACGGCGTGGTCGTCGAACGACGCCTGCCCGACGACGTGTCGTTGTCCCACCTGACTCGCGCCCGCGGCAAGTCGGGCATCACCCTGGACTTCAAGCACCCGCTGGCCCCGGAGATCTTCCGAGAGCTGGTCGCCTCCAGCGACATCGTGGTGGAGAACTTTGCCGCAGGCACCGCACGACGCCTGGGGATCGACTACGAGTCCGCCCGCGCGGTCAACCCCGCGGTCATCTACTGCTCCTTGAGCGGGTTCGGGCAGGACGTCCGCGAGGGCAGCAAAGCCATGGACGTGCTGGTCCAAGCGCTCAGCGGCGTGATGTACACCAGCGGTGAGCCGCACGATCCGCCGGTCCGGCTCGGGATCCCCGTCGCCGACATGCTGGCTCCGGTCTTCGGGGTCATCGGCATCTTGGCCGCGCTGGAGCGGAGGCACCGGACGGGCGAGGGGGAGCGCGTCGACGTCTCGATGCTGGGGGCGCTCACCTCGTTCGTGGCGATCGAGAACTGGGCTGCCATGGCCGAGGCGGGCATGGAGGCGAGGACGGGACGGACGGTGCACCGCCTGTCCCCGTTCGGCGTCTTCGAGTGCAGCGACGGGTTCGTCGCCATCGTCGCCGTGCACGACAAGCTGGCGACCGGCTTGTTCGCGGCGATGGAGGAGCCGCAGCTCGACGATGACGAGCGCTTCGCCACGCGGGACCGGCGGGTGGCCAACGCGCAGGAGCTGGAGAAGCTCATCGAGCACTGGTCGCGGCAATTGTCGACGGCTGAGGTCCTCGCGCGGCTCGAGGCGAACGGCGTCCCCGCGGCGCTCGTACGGGAACCCGTCGAGGCCGTGGCTGACCCACTGGTGACGAGCCGGGGCGAGACCGAGCCGGTCGTGCACCCCATCCACGGGGCCACGGCGAACCTGCACACGGCGGGCATCCCCATCACGTTCACCGTCGGGACCACCGGGTTCGACGACGTCCTGCCGCTGCGGCTGGGCGAGCACAACAATGAGATCTACCGGCGACTCCTCGGCTACGACGAGGCGCGCATGACGTTCCTGCGTGAACAGGGCGCCATCTGA
- a CDS encoding transporter substrate-binding domain-containing protein, which produces MRKFPAAVAISAMLGLAACGGGASDDSTDPEGAGAEVAEETAGGIQAEYSEEAAALVPEEIRERGHMVWTAAAKPPFYIEGASGEFTGLGPDIEAAAEQILDLEIEFLPADGLQSVLLGLQSGRADFFVGGLRATAERQQDFDFVVWLSTNPSYLFSADRADEISGVEDLCGLTVSFEEGGAMEMFVDKLNEECAAGGQEPIEPLPLVGEGARLAVDSGRADAYGANLADNLYTQLQREGEYEVVSQDTGTPDMTGGVAPAGSGVGEAMQAVFEELFEQGVYEELMTEWNMQEAVIDEPTFNPF; this is translated from the coding sequence ATGAGGAAGTTCCCAGCAGCTGTCGCCATCTCGGCCATGCTCGGATTGGCCGCCTGCGGCGGAGGCGCCTCCGACGATTCGACCGATCCTGAGGGCGCCGGCGCCGAGGTCGCGGAGGAAACCGCCGGCGGGATTCAGGCGGAGTACTCGGAGGAGGCAGCTGCGCTCGTCCCCGAGGAGATCCGGGAGCGGGGGCACATGGTGTGGACTGCGGCCGCGAAGCCGCCCTTCTACATCGAGGGTGCGTCCGGTGAGTTCACCGGCCTGGGTCCCGACATCGAGGCTGCAGCCGAGCAGATCCTCGATCTGGAGATCGAATTCCTCCCGGCGGACGGACTGCAGTCCGTCCTGCTCGGACTGCAGTCCGGGCGTGCCGACTTCTTCGTCGGCGGGTTGCGGGCCACCGCTGAGCGGCAGCAGGACTTCGACTTCGTCGTGTGGCTCAGCACCAACCCGTCCTACTTGTTCAGTGCCGACCGCGCCGACGAGATCTCCGGGGTGGAGGACCTCTGCGGGCTGACGGTGTCCTTCGAAGAGGGCGGCGCCATGGAGATGTTCGTCGATAAGCTCAACGAGGAGTGCGCGGCCGGGGGACAGGAGCCCATCGAGCCCCTGCCCCTCGTCGGCGAGGGCGCTCGGCTGGCGGTCGACTCGGGTCGGGCGGACGCATACGGCGCCAACCTGGCCGACAACCTCTACACGCAGCTCCAGCGGGAGGGCGAGTACGAGGTGGTGAGCCAGGACACCGGGACCCCCGACATGACAGGCGGCGTCGCCCCCGCGGGGTCGGGCGTCGGGGAGGCCATGCAGGCCGTCTTCGAGGAGCTCTTCGAGCAGGGCGTCTACGAAGAGCTCATGACGGAGTGGAACATGCAAGAGGCCGTGATCGACGAGCCGACCTTCAACCCCTTCTGA
- a CDS encoding amino acid ABC transporter ATP-binding protein — protein sequence MSKVLSAHGLEKQFGDVRALDGVDLEVAEGEVVVAIGPSGSGKSTLVRCIDQLERIDAGSIELDGELLGFRLDRRGVLRRLPDSRIGAQRRRMGMVFQSFNLFAHFTVERNVWEAPVRALGLSPAEAKERARELLDRVGLADKAGAYPRELSGGQQQRVAIARTLAMRPRLLLFDEPTSALDPELVGEVLNVIKSLASERMTMIVVTHELQFARDVADRVVFMDAGRIVEQGPPEKIFANPETDRLRNFLQRFAAAA from the coding sequence ATGTCGAAGGTCCTCAGCGCGCACGGTCTGGAGAAGCAGTTCGGCGACGTCCGCGCGCTCGACGGGGTCGACCTGGAGGTCGCAGAAGGTGAGGTCGTCGTCGCGATCGGGCCCTCGGGGTCCGGCAAGTCGACCCTCGTCCGGTGCATCGACCAGCTCGAGCGCATCGACGCCGGATCGATCGAGCTGGACGGCGAGCTGCTCGGCTTCCGCCTGGATCGTCGGGGCGTGCTGCGCAGGCTCCCGGATTCCAGGATCGGAGCTCAACGCCGCCGCATGGGCATGGTCTTCCAGTCGTTCAACCTGTTCGCTCACTTCACCGTCGAGCGCAACGTCTGGGAAGCGCCGGTGCGTGCGCTGGGTCTCTCTCCGGCCGAGGCGAAGGAGCGCGCGCGCGAGCTGCTGGACCGGGTGGGGCTCGCCGACAAGGCCGGTGCCTATCCCCGGGAGCTGTCCGGTGGACAGCAGCAACGTGTCGCGATCGCCCGGACGCTCGCCATGAGGCCGCGGCTCCTGCTCTTCGACGAGCCGACCAGCGCACTGGACCCGGAACTCGTCGGCGAGGTACTGAACGTGATCAAGTCGCTCGCGAGTGAACGGATGACGATGATCGTCGTGACGCACGAACTGCAGTTCGCGCGTGACGTGGCGGACCGCGTCGTCTTCATGGACGCCGGCCGGATCGTGGAGCAGGGGCCGCCGGAGAAGATCTTCGCGAATCCCGAGACCGACCGCCTGCGGAACTTCCTCCAGCGATTCGCGGCGGCGGCATGA
- a CDS encoding CapA family protein, which yields MTATDELTIVGTGDLVLGIPHADRLFGACAEHLRAADVAVGHVEVPHTDTPDLQGRPGLPTERLDVLRDVGIGVATLAGNHVYDCGASGIAETRAALEARGILPVGAGPDLEAARRPVTVERRGRRIGFLSYNAVGPTSTWATDSKAGCAYVRILTAYELDYASPGAQPEVFTVAEPRSLWAMQGDVARLGDEVDVVVVSFHKGLVHVPATLATYEVQLGRAAIDAGAHVVLGHHGHVTQGIELYRDRPIYHGLGNFVTVTPVLSTRHEGGKDSWAQRRLELFGFQPDPRMPDYYAFHPESRHTMLASVRVAPDGRVEAGFLPCWIDETAQPVPAEGELARTVVDYIRRSGERAGLSTTYAHRDGRVVAG from the coding sequence ATGACGGCAACCGACGAACTCACCATCGTCGGGACGGGTGACCTCGTCCTAGGGATACCGCACGCCGACCGGCTCTTCGGGGCCTGCGCGGAGCACCTTCGCGCTGCTGATGTCGCAGTCGGGCACGTGGAGGTGCCGCACACGGATACGCCGGACCTCCAGGGGCGACCAGGCCTCCCGACCGAGCGGCTGGACGTCCTGCGCGATGTCGGCATCGGCGTCGCCACACTGGCGGGCAACCACGTCTACGACTGCGGCGCCTCAGGGATAGCGGAGACCAGGGCTGCTCTCGAGGCCCGGGGCATCCTTCCCGTCGGCGCGGGTCCGGATCTGGAGGCCGCGCGGCGGCCGGTGACGGTCGAACGCCGGGGGCGGCGCATCGGGTTCCTCAGTTACAACGCGGTAGGGCCGACGTCGACCTGGGCGACGGATTCCAAGGCCGGCTGCGCGTACGTGCGCATCCTGACGGCGTATGAGCTCGACTACGCCAGTCCGGGGGCTCAACCGGAGGTCTTCACGGTCGCCGAACCGCGGAGTCTCTGGGCGATGCAGGGCGACGTCGCTCGTCTCGGTGACGAGGTCGACGTCGTGGTCGTGTCGTTCCACAAGGGGCTGGTGCACGTACCTGCCACGCTCGCGACCTACGAGGTCCAGCTCGGACGCGCGGCGATCGACGCGGGCGCGCACGTCGTCCTCGGTCACCATGGGCACGTCACGCAGGGGATCGAGCTGTACCGCGACCGCCCGATCTATCACGGACTGGGCAACTTCGTCACGGTGACCCCTGTGCTGTCCACGCGTCACGAGGGGGGCAAGGACTCGTGGGCGCAGCGTCGACTGGAACTGTTCGGCTTCCAGCCGGACCCGCGGATGCCGGACTACTACGCCTTCCACCCGGAGAGTCGTCACACGATGCTCGCTTCCGTGCGAGTGGCTCCGGACGGGCGGGTCGAGGCAGGGTTTCTCCCCTGCTGGATCGACGAGACGGCGCAACCCGTCCCGGCCGAGGGAGAGCTGGCGAGAACGGTCGTGGACTACATCCGGCGGTCCGGCGAGCGCGCCGGCCTGTCGACGACCTATGCGCACAGGGACGGTCGCGTCGTCGCCGGCTAG
- a CDS encoding iron ABC transporter permease → MTLLIAAVLIGIVVIPLGRVLTRLFWVDGQLTMEPIRRTLAVPDLGSLLRDTLILVLVSSALAFVIGVLLAWLNERTNARMGLLTDALPLLPFLLPPVAGAVGWTMLLSPRAGLLNDWIRDAVGIFGVEMREGPFDINSWYGLILVMAFYAVPFVFMNASAGLRNLDPALEEASRLSGASMFRTLRKVTLPAVAPSLGAGLLLAIWFGVGMFSIPAIIGTPAGIDVVSVRIVELLTFTFPPQTDVAIGLSGFVVLFVGLAYWLQARILRRGRYASVAGKGARAKTIDLGAWKWPARLMVLGYVVVSTILPIVALVLVSLNGFWTPNIAWDNLSFEALQQSVFDDPTTLRALRNSLGLGLVGGLIGIIGAAMIALYVSRRRTLLAKGIDAAVKLPAAISNMVIAVGILLLLAGAPFHLTGTLFILLIGYLALYLPQASIAADAAVSGVGKELPEASAVSGAAPSRTFRQIYLPLMVPGLVAGWALLFIRIVGDLTASAILAGTANPVVGFRILEVFTSGSFALLASLSTVLVLITATVLVVVLAYTRRKSKLGVTARVGGV, encoded by the coding sequence GTGACCCTGCTGATCGCCGCCGTCCTGATCGGCATCGTCGTGATCCCCCTCGGCCGCGTGCTGACCCGCCTCTTCTGGGTCGACGGGCAGCTGACCATGGAGCCGATCCGCCGGACTCTCGCCGTTCCCGACCTCGGGTCGCTCCTGCGCGACACCCTCATCCTGGTGCTCGTCAGCTCGGCGCTGGCGTTCGTCATCGGTGTGCTCCTCGCCTGGCTCAACGAGCGGACCAATGCGCGGATGGGCCTGCTCACCGACGCGCTGCCGCTGTTGCCCTTCCTCCTGCCGCCCGTCGCTGGTGCGGTCGGCTGGACGATGCTCCTGTCGCCCCGCGCCGGACTCCTCAACGACTGGATCCGCGACGCCGTCGGCATCTTCGGGGTGGAGATGCGCGAGGGTCCGTTCGACATCAACTCTTGGTACGGCCTGATCCTGGTCATGGCGTTCTACGCCGTCCCGTTCGTGTTCATGAACGCCTCGGCCGGCCTGCGCAACCTCGACCCGGCACTCGAGGAGGCCTCCCGTCTCAGCGGTGCCAGCATGTTCCGGACGCTGCGCAAGGTCACCCTCCCGGCGGTGGCGCCCAGCCTCGGGGCGGGGTTGCTCCTGGCCATCTGGTTCGGCGTCGGGATGTTCTCCATCCCCGCGATCATCGGCACGCCCGCGGGCATCGACGTCGTCTCCGTGCGGATCGTGGAGCTGCTGACCTTCACCTTCCCGCCGCAGACCGACGTGGCGATCGGGCTCAGCGGATTCGTCGTCCTCTTCGTCGGGCTGGCCTACTGGCTGCAGGCGCGGATCCTCCGTCGCGGTCGCTACGCCTCGGTCGCCGGCAAGGGCGCCCGGGCGAAGACGATCGACCTCGGCGCCTGGAAGTGGCCGGCCCGGCTGATGGTCCTCGGCTACGTGGTGGTCTCGACGATCCTGCCGATCGTCGCCCTCGTCCTCGTGTCGCTGAACGGCTTCTGGACGCCGAACATCGCCTGGGACAACCTGAGCTTCGAGGCCCTCCAGCAGTCGGTGTTCGACGATCCGACGACGCTGCGGGCGCTGCGCAACAGCCTCGGGCTGGGACTCGTCGGGGGGCTGATCGGGATCATCGGCGCGGCGATGATCGCGCTCTACGTCTCCCGGCGCCGCACGCTCCTGGCGAAGGGCATCGATGCCGCCGTCAAGCTGCCCGCCGCGATCTCCAACATGGTCATCGCCGTCGGCATCCTGCTGCTCCTTGCCGGGGCGCCGTTCCACCTCACCGGGACGCTGTTCATTCTGCTGATCGGCTACCTGGCGCTGTACCTGCCGCAGGCGTCCATCGCCGCCGACGCGGCGGTGAGCGGAGTGGGCAAGGAACTGCCGGAGGCGTCCGCGGTGTCGGGCGCGGCGCCGTCCCGGACGTTCCGGCAGATCTACCTGCCGCTCATGGTTCCCGGACTCGTCGCAGGCTGGGCGCTGCTGTTCATCCGCATCGTCGGGGACCTGACGGCGTCGGCGATCCTGGCGGGGACGGCGAACCCGGTCGTGGGCTTCCGGATCCTGGAGGTCTTCACCAGCGGCTCGTTCGCGCTGCTGGCCTCGCTGTCGACCGTGCTGGTCCTCATCACGGCCACCGTGCTGGTCGTCGTCCTCGCCTACACCCGACGGAAGTCCAAGCTCGGTGTGACTGCCCGCGTCGGGGGCGTCTGA
- a CDS encoding amino acid ABC transporter permease, translating into MSRLRVGSAPRSESARSTPVAGPPGDTQGDPLVAIDARNGRERRRPSLWLAWAVSAVVVAQLVAFLVGNERLEWDVVAEYMFAEPVLDGLRTTIILTLIGMAIGVTLGTLVCLARLSSYFPLRMMAGGWIALFRSVPPLVQLLFWFNLAYLLPVLSVGIPFGPSFGNWDANDVISPWTAAVIGLSLYNSPYSAEIIRSGLMSVPRGQLEAASSLGLPWRDTFFRIRLPQATRIILPPMGSQMISMLKGTSLVSVIAMTDLLGAVQTVYTRTFEVVPLLIVAIIWYVVLVAILTMVQSWLERHFSRGY; encoded by the coding sequence ATGAGTCGGCTGCGCGTCGGCAGTGCCCCGAGGTCCGAGTCGGCACGGTCGACTCCTGTCGCCGGACCACCGGGCGACACCCAGGGCGATCCCCTCGTCGCCATCGATGCGAGGAACGGGCGGGAGCGCCGGCGTCCGAGCCTCTGGCTGGCCTGGGCCGTCTCCGCGGTCGTGGTCGCCCAGCTCGTGGCGTTCCTGGTCGGCAACGAGCGTCTCGAATGGGATGTCGTCGCCGAGTACATGTTCGCCGAGCCGGTCCTGGACGGACTGCGCACGACGATCATCCTCACCCTGATCGGTATGGCCATCGGTGTGACCCTGGGAACCCTCGTCTGCCTGGCTCGGCTGAGCTCCTACTTCCCGCTGCGCATGATGGCCGGCGGCTGGATCGCGCTCTTCCGGAGCGTGCCGCCGCTCGTACAGCTCCTCTTCTGGTTCAACCTCGCTTACCTCCTTCCGGTTCTCTCCGTCGGGATTCCCTTCGGGCCGTCCTTCGGGAACTGGGACGCGAACGACGTGATCTCGCCCTGGACTGCTGCGGTGATCGGCTTGTCCCTGTACAACAGCCCCTACAGTGCCGAGATCATCCGGTCGGGTCTGATGTCCGTGCCGCGGGGACAGTTGGAAGCGGCGAGCTCGCTCGGCCTTCCGTGGCGGGACACGTTCTTCCGGATCCGACTCCCGCAGGCGACCAGGATCATCCTCCCGCCGATGGGGAGTCAGATGATCAGCATGCTGAAGGGCACGTCGCTGGTGAGCGTCATCGCCATGACCGACCTCCTCGGCGCCGTCCAGACGGTGTACACGAGAACGTTCGAGGTGGTTCCGCTGCTCATCGTCGCCATCATCTGGTACGTCGTCCTGGTCGCGATCCTCACCATGGTGCAGTCGTGGCTCGAGCGTCATTTCTCGCGCGGTTACTGA
- a CDS encoding PaaX family transcriptional regulator C-terminal domain-containing protein: MTVPTLADRPGLTVAEDPGLRPESLLLTFFGAHLLGRPVMVASAGVLDVMQRVGVSPHAARSALSRMVKKGLLVSERQGRPVYFGLTPRSEEVLNDGAVRIWRSGAVNRHWDGRWTLLSFSLPESWQRQRHELRSRLLWAGFGPLQGGLWIAPAAVDVARLLEGLAAARHVRAFLATTGNGADVAEMVADAWDLAQLAERYESFIDRWDGDVADLAHPDALGRQLVLGTEWLRTIRQDPRLPVELLPAPWPAERAQELFHRLHAETEVQARVKAASLLQTIPVPAR, translated from the coding sequence ATGACCGTGCCGACCCTTGCCGACCGGCCTGGACTGACCGTTGCCGAGGACCCGGGCCTCCGCCCCGAGAGCCTGCTGCTGACCTTCTTCGGGGCCCATCTCCTCGGCCGCCCGGTCATGGTGGCCTCGGCCGGCGTCCTGGACGTCATGCAGCGGGTCGGCGTCTCCCCGCACGCGGCGAGATCGGCCCTGTCCCGGATGGTGAAGAAGGGCCTGCTGGTCAGCGAGCGGCAGGGGCGTCCGGTGTACTTCGGGCTCACGCCCCGGTCCGAGGAGGTCCTCAACGACGGCGCGGTGCGGATCTGGCGCAGCGGCGCGGTCAACCGGCACTGGGACGGGCGCTGGACGCTGCTGAGCTTCTCGCTGCCCGAATCGTGGCAGCGGCAGCGCCACGAGCTGCGCTCTCGACTGCTGTGGGCAGGATTCGGCCCCCTCCAGGGCGGTCTCTGGATCGCACCCGCCGCGGTGGACGTCGCGCGCCTGCTCGAGGGCCTGGCGGCCGCTCGGCACGTGCGCGCCTTCCTCGCCACGACGGGCAACGGCGCCGACGTCGCCGAGATGGTGGCCGACGCCTGGGACCTGGCACAGCTGGCCGAGCGGTACGAGTCCTTCATCGACCGTTGGGACGGCGACGTCGCCGACCTGGCGCACCCCGACGCCCTGGGGCGCCAGCTCGTGCTGGGGACCGAGTGGCTGCGGACCATCCGCCAGGATCCCCGATTGCCGGTGGAGCTGCTGCCGGCGCCCTGGCCGGCCGAGCGTGCCCAGGAACTGTTCCACCGGTTGCACGCCGAGACCGAGGTCCAGGCCCGCGTGAAGGCGGCGTCGCTCCTCCAGACGATCCCGGTGCCGGCGCGATGA
- a CDS encoding PaaX family transcriptional regulator C-terminal domain-containing protein — MRPDADITGNGPHDGAAARQSGDGLRPQTLLFTFLGRHALDYPGAVSSSILIDVLDELGVSLQAARSTITRMVNRGHLERHRAGRRAYFTISPSLRTVLGEGENRIFRVPVRESGDETWTLLSFSIPENERAVRHSLRVALSWNGFGLLRSGLWIAPGVVDIFATLDRLELRDRVDVFHAQPADPTYLTRVSREVWDLPSIAERYHRFIDAWRSFEPGPDRHLTTRLQLITEWQQTLVDDPELPVRHLPDDWPAVPAYELFLRLHERLSPGAEKEFARLLERGEAGLLLDAMNGDPDDGSALADEPAPGPTGEEAAHPSAPTA, encoded by the coding sequence GTGCGCCCAGACGCGGACATCACGGGCAACGGGCCGCACGACGGCGCAGCGGCCCGGCAGTCCGGCGACGGGCTACGGCCGCAGACGCTCCTGTTCACCTTCCTGGGTCGTCACGCTCTCGATTACCCGGGTGCCGTGTCCTCGAGCATTCTCATCGACGTGCTCGATGAGCTGGGCGTCTCCCTGCAGGCGGCGCGTTCCACCATCACGCGCATGGTGAACCGCGGCCACCTGGAACGACACCGAGCGGGTCGTCGGGCGTACTTCACCATCTCCCCGTCCTTGAGGACCGTGCTGGGGGAAGGCGAGAACCGAATCTTCCGGGTGCCTGTGCGCGAGTCCGGTGACGAGACGTGGACTCTCCTGAGTTTCTCCATCCCGGAGAACGAGAGAGCGGTGCGGCACAGTCTCCGCGTCGCCCTGTCGTGGAACGGCTTCGGACTCCTGCGCAGCGGGTTGTGGATCGCGCCGGGCGTCGTCGACATCTTCGCGACGCTGGACCGCCTCGAGCTGCGTGATCGGGTGGACGTCTTCCACGCCCAGCCGGCAGATCCCACCTACCTGACGCGGGTGTCCCGGGAGGTCTGGGATCTGCCCTCGATCGCCGAGCGCTATCACCGCTTCATCGATGCGTGGCGGTCGTTCGAGCCGGGGCCGGACCGTCACCTGACCACGCGCCTGCAGCTCATCACCGAGTGGCAGCAGACACTCGTCGACGACCCAGAGCTGCCGGTGCGGCACCTTCCCGACGACTGGCCGGCGGTGCCGGCCTATGAACTGTTCCTGCGGCTACACGAGCGCCTCAGCCCGGGCGCCGAGAAGGAGTTCGCCCGGCTGCTGGAGCGCGGGGAGGCCGGACTGCTCCTCGACGCGATGAACGGGGACCCGGACGACGGCTCGGCCCTCGCCGACGAGCCGGCCCCGGGCCCCACCGGCGAGGAGGCTGCGCACCCCTCCGCCCCGACCGCGTAG